The Silvanigrella paludirubra genome includes a window with the following:
- a CDS encoding CDP-glycerol glycerophosphotransferase family protein: MSAYFSLFKHKFITLLLVLFLITSCHSINSNNANNNIDYLYIFYDAGETLSLLPVIEKMEKENLKYKILLLGKGSLNAIEKSNFTKNIININKSCSNDFMIGESTSRENKMNEKILHEVTSCYNPKKVITGLVSSYQSQIINYYHHTSKVKLIGFYDGFSLPDLKIITPFNNKLDQILVPSNNIYDFLNEKNIMKDKVKIVGQPSIDKFILESKNTDIQKVKKILNIDPDKNIITFIGGYGKEYESVFQDFVQKSSSIENSFFIISIHPAVNGKFETDIIKKLNLKNFIVIKNEFPTVSLVTISNLVISQRSTVGIQSLFINVPSLYFDIENTSYTNIAIQQGWSPQLLINKNNFRNEIDKILKKKNTKILPKNIEEIIPKNSTEHIYSSLLIK, from the coding sequence ATGTCTGCCTATTTTTCGTTATTTAAACATAAATTTATAACTTTATTATTAGTATTATTTTTAATAACTTCATGTCACTCCATCAATTCAAATAATGCAAATAATAACATAGATTATCTATATATATTTTATGACGCAGGAGAAACACTTTCATTGCTACCTGTGATCGAAAAAATGGAAAAAGAAAATTTAAAATATAAAATACTTTTATTAGGAAAAGGTTCTTTAAACGCAATTGAAAAATCAAATTTCACCAAAAATATTATTAATATCAATAAAAGCTGTAGCAATGATTTTATGATTGGAGAATCTACATCTCGCGAAAATAAAATGAATGAAAAAATTCTTCATGAAGTTACATCTTGTTATAATCCTAAAAAAGTAATTACAGGCTTAGTTAGCAGCTATCAAAGTCAAATAATAAATTATTACCATCATACATCTAAAGTAAAACTAATTGGATTTTACGATGGGTTTTCTTTACCTGATTTAAAAATAATAACACCTTTTAATAACAAATTAGACCAAATACTTGTTCCTTCAAATAATATTTATGATTTTTTAAATGAAAAAAATATAATGAAAGATAAAGTTAAAATAGTTGGACAACCTTCAATAGATAAATTTATTTTAGAATCTAAAAATACCGACATTCAAAAAGTTAAAAAAATATTAAATATTGATCCCGATAAAAATATTATAACATTTATTGGTGGATATGGAAAAGAATATGAAAGTGTATTTCAAGATTTTGTGCAGAAGTCTAGTTCTATTGAAAATTCTTTTTTTATTATTAGTATTCATCCTGCAGTTAATGGGAAATTTGAGACTGATATTATTAAAAAATTAAACTTAAAGAACTTTATCGTTATTAAGAATGAATTTCCTACAGTTTCTTTAGTTACTATTTCTAATTTAGTAATAAGCCAAAGATCGACAGTTGGTATTCAATCCTTATTTATAAATGTTCCATCTTTATATTTTGACATTGAAAATACTTCTTATACAAATATAGCAATTCAGCAGGGCTGGTCTCCTCAATTATTAATTAACAAAAATAATTTTCGTAATGAGATTGATAAAATTTTAAAAAAGAAAAATACAAAAATATTGCCCAAAAATATAGAAGAAATTATTCCTAAAAACTCAACTGAACATATTTATTCTTCATTACTCATTAAATAA
- a CDS encoding S10 family peptidase, producing the protein MIAISIILGAINSCGKSSSVKNTSLSNENSLLDQENANSGLNQVEKPFFDPIIYGSGPYDFVTDKTEGEAISYNSIIINNKKINYTATAGHLVTINPNTSFPNAKIFYVAFTANNKEAETRPVTFLYNGGPGSSAVWLLLGSFSPKRIKTSLPDYTPPAPYTLEDNPDSLLDKTDLVFINPVGTGYSTAIAPNKNQDFWGVDQDAMSITGFIQRYLTKNGRWNSPKYLMGESYGTPRSAVTSYFLHQSGIDLNGITLISSILDYSKWWAPEGMLPTLAANAWYHKKTIGVPSQTLPQYMEQMKTYSKNVYAPVVQNWINNYSQFNKLLTNNSDPVIKNELSDMLKKYTNYNDLITVLSMGTTAEKTLSKQLSDLINKMNVMSNSIAQQTANYTGLDASVIQSQTVLPYNQAPFSDITDYAIGRLLADKGKAIGIYDGRATGIYTGIVKNILNYLDRDPSTVNVQAAYTAAWNFYLNGELKYFSTSAFQDLNLAVSNNWDYTHIDPTGENKGGSGLYTAGDLAATMSLNPDLKLFQASGYYDSVTPFNQTNLDLAGMDIEPIIRKNIEINVYPSGHMIYLDGNSRTKMKNDLSKFYDSTTHDPLSMQRILKLQKDTLNSKMNVN; encoded by the coding sequence ATGATTGCTATTTCTATAATTTTAGGCGCAATTAATAGTTGCGGTAAATCTAGTAGTGTGAAAAATACTTCATTATCGAATGAAAATTCTTTACTAGACCAAGAAAATGCAAATTCGGGGTTGAATCAAGTTGAAAAACCATTTTTTGATCCCATAATTTACGGAAGTGGACCATATGATTTCGTCACAGATAAAACAGAAGGTGAAGCTATAAGCTATAATAGTATTATAATTAATAATAAAAAAATAAATTATACAGCAACTGCAGGTCATTTGGTTACGATTAATCCAAATACTTCTTTTCCAAATGCTAAAATATTTTATGTTGCATTTACTGCAAATAATAAAGAAGCTGAAACTCGTCCTGTTACTTTTTTATACAATGGAGGACCTGGATCTTCTGCTGTTTGGTTATTATTGGGATCTTTTTCTCCTAAAAGAATAAAAACATCTTTACCAGATTATACTCCTCCAGCACCTTATACTTTAGAAGATAATCCTGATAGTTTATTAGATAAAACAGATCTTGTTTTTATTAATCCTGTTGGTACGGGATACTCAACTGCCATTGCTCCAAATAAAAATCAAGATTTTTGGGGTGTTGACCAAGATGCCATGTCAATCACAGGATTTATTCAACGTTACTTAACCAAAAATGGAAGATGGAATTCACCAAAATATTTAATGGGAGAATCATACGGCACGCCAAGAAGTGCTGTTACATCATACTTTTTACATCAATCTGGTATTGATTTGAATGGAATAACTCTAATTTCTTCGATTTTAGATTATAGTAAATGGTGGGCGCCAGAAGGAATGTTACCAACCCTTGCAGCAAATGCTTGGTATCATAAAAAAACAATTGGTGTTCCGAGTCAAACGCTTCCTCAGTATATGGAACAAATGAAAACATATTCTAAAAATGTTTATGCTCCTGTGGTTCAAAACTGGATAAATAATTATAGTCAATTTAATAAACTTTTAACAAATAATTCTGATCCTGTTATTAAAAATGAACTTTCCGATATGCTAAAAAAATATACGAATTATAATGATCTTATTACTGTACTTTCTATGGGTACAACTGCAGAAAAAACATTATCAAAACAGCTTTCTGATCTTATAAATAAAATGAATGTTATGTCTAATTCAATTGCACAACAAACTGCAAATTACACAGGATTGGATGCTTCTGTCATTCAATCACAAACAGTATTGCCTTATAATCAAGCTCCATTTTCTGATATTACAGATTATGCGATAGGGAGATTGCTTGCAGATAAAGGAAAAGCGATAGGTATTTATGATGGTAGAGCAACTGGTATTTACACAGGAATTGTTAAAAATATTTTAAATTATCTCGATAGAGATCCATCAACTGTTAATGTTCAAGCAGCTTATACTGCGGCTTGGAATTTTTACTTAAATGGTGAATTAAAATATTTTTCAACTTCAGCTTTTCAAGATTTAAATTTAGCTGTGAGTAATAATTGGGATTATACACACATTGATCCTACTGGAGAAAACAAAGGAGGAAGCGGGCTTTATACAGCAGGTGATTTAGCAGCTACTATGAGTTTAAACCCTGATTTAAAACTATTTCAAGCAAGTGGTTATTATGATTCTGTAACACCTTTTAATCAAACTAATTTAGATTTAGCTGGGATGGATATTGAGCCAATTATTAGAAAAAATATTGAAATAAATGTTTACCCATCTGGTCATATGATTTATTTAGATGGAAATTCAAGAACAAAAATGAAAAATGATTTGAGTAAATTTTATGACAGTACGACCCATGATCCTTTGAGTATGCAAAGAATTTTAAAGTTACAAAAAGATACTTTAAATAGTAAAATGAATGTGAATTAA
- the rfaE2 gene encoding D-glycero-beta-D-manno-heptose 1-phosphate adenylyltransferase, which produces MIKMERHSTPEDVLSLKNTRIFIAGDIILDTYIEGKVSRISPEAPVPVVLETHRKAVPGGAGNVAANVASMGGAAFLCGRVGNDSEANVLKGILEDFGIDIHSLIISKEIPTTTKMRIVSGNMLTSGAQQIVRVDKEKNEQISQEEENRVLDLYENFLKFGGNRCLIISDYGKGFLTKTLIRSLIKLSKQYHIPVVTDPKSEDVFRYAGSTVIKPNLNEGRSVLKVIKPGSLFTNFDEEINTIADCYLETSGSENLVMSLSEHGVMCKGKNIDGTLKINTHALQVSDVSGAGDTLISFLAMSLAAGLSIERATELGNIAAGIACGKAGTATISLSEFLEALKMRNEAIHPEKLMSLDSLTQISQDLKIQNKRSVFTNGCFDILHAGHVDYLQKARSRGDLLIVGLNSDSSVSKLKGPSRPVQTSSDRAAILASLACVDYIVIFEEDTPIELIKALKPNILVKGADYTIENTIGAKEVLSWGGSVELISLLPGRSTTSIIQKAQIGG; this is translated from the coding sequence ATGATAAAGATGGAAAGACATTCTACGCCTGAAGATGTGCTCTCACTAAAAAATACACGTATTTTCATTGCTGGAGATATTATCCTTGATACGTACATAGAAGGAAAAGTTTCTCGCATTTCTCCCGAAGCCCCTGTACCTGTTGTTTTAGAAACACATAGAAAAGCAGTTCCAGGTGGAGCTGGAAATGTGGCGGCTAATGTGGCTTCAATGGGTGGAGCGGCCTTTTTGTGTGGAAGAGTAGGGAACGACTCCGAAGCGAATGTTCTCAAAGGCATCCTTGAAGACTTTGGTATAGATATTCATTCTCTTATTATCTCTAAAGAAATTCCAACTACAACAAAAATGAGAATTGTTTCTGGAAATATGCTTACCTCAGGGGCTCAGCAAATAGTACGTGTAGATAAAGAAAAAAATGAACAAATTTCTCAAGAAGAAGAAAATAGGGTTTTAGATCTTTATGAAAACTTTTTAAAATTTGGTGGAAACCGCTGTCTGATTATTTCAGATTATGGAAAAGGATTTTTAACTAAAACGTTAATACGTTCTTTGATTAAGTTAAGTAAACAATATCATATTCCTGTTGTAACAGATCCTAAAAGCGAAGATGTATTTCGTTATGCAGGTTCTACAGTGATTAAACCGAATTTAAATGAAGGTAGATCTGTTTTAAAAGTAATTAAACCAGGTTCTTTATTTACTAATTTTGATGAAGAAATAAATACCATTGCTGATTGTTACTTAGAAACTAGTGGCAGCGAAAACTTAGTAATGAGTCTTTCTGAACACGGTGTTATGTGCAAGGGTAAAAATATTGATGGAACTCTTAAAATAAATACCCATGCTTTACAAGTTTCCGATGTTTCTGGCGCAGGAGATACTCTTATTTCATTTTTAGCGATGAGTCTTGCAGCAGGACTTTCTATTGAAAGAGCTACAGAACTTGGAAATATAGCCGCAGGTATCGCTTGTGGAAAAGCTGGAACAGCAACAATCTCTTTAAGTGAATTTTTAGAAGCATTAAAAATGAGAAACGAAGCAATACATCCTGAAAAATTAATGAGCCTTGATTCTCTTACTCAAATTTCACAGGATCTTAAAATTCAAAACAAACGCTCTGTATTTACCAATGGATGTTTTGATATATTACATGCTGGTCATGTTGATTATTTACAGAAAGCACGCTCAAGAGGTGATTTACTAATTGTCGGTTTAAATTCAGACAGCAGTGTTTCTAAATTAAAAGGTCCTTCAAGACCCGTTCAAACTTCATCGGATAGAGCCGCTATTTTAGCATCTTTAGCATGCGTTGATTATATTGTCATATTTGAAGAAGATACACCTATAGAACTTATTAAAGCATTAAAACCTAATATTTTAGTAAAAGGCGCTGATTACACAATTGAAAATACAATAGGTGCAAAAGAAGTTTTATCTTGGGGTGGAAGTGTAGAACTTATTTCTCTTTTACCAGGAAGAAGCACAACATCAATTATTCAAAAAGCACAAATTGGCGGATAA
- a CDS encoding RidA family protein gives MKIIATENAPKAIGPYSQAIVLGNMVYCSGSIPLNPATMTVEATTIESQTEQVFKNMSAILENSGSGLEKVVKTTVFLKSMDDFQKMNGVYERLFKGHAPARSTVQVAKLPLDVMVEIECIATL, from the coding sequence ATGAAAATTATTGCTACCGAAAATGCACCAAAAGCCATTGGCCCATACTCACAAGCAATTGTATTAGGTAACATGGTTTATTGCTCAGGTTCTATTCCATTAAATCCAGCAACAATGACTGTAGAGGCAACGACAATTGAATCTCAAACAGAACAAGTATTTAAAAATATGTCCGCAATTTTAGAAAATTCTGGATCTGGTCTTGAAAAAGTAGTTAAAACCACAGTTTTCTTGAAGAGTATGGATGATTTTCAAAAAATGAATGGTGTATACGAGCGCTTATTTAAAGGACATGCTCCCGCACGTTCGACTGTTCAAGTAGCTAAACTTCCATTAGATGTAATGGTAGAAATTGAATGTATTGCTACTTTGTAA
- a CDS encoding S66 peptidase family protein has product MRLKNKQKIKLFFITVLSFIFISNLNKKNADFKMNNILENKEFIQNIQNIPISVIAPASTLENEKIQYLQNQNILDLKLPKNLSSQLIPFHSNTDEERFDQIKMAINDNSKIIWSLRGGYGSARLYENLLKLKKPNQNKIFIGYSDLTFLHLFFIQNWNWKTIHGSTLSDLFNKEKDPKNFSNIVEIISGNIKEITYTNIEPLNELAKSSQEVFGKLVGGNLEILSSSLGTNWQINGKNKIIFIEDIGAKGYVVDRNLIHLYQAKIFQNAKAILLGSFTNSDENIEFTIKRFANEVNIPVFKSNQFGHGNKNYPLVLNENITISPQKKIITLNLGDDFKNILKPSNDGYMAIR; this is encoded by the coding sequence ATGCGCCTAAAAAATAAGCAAAAAATAAAATTATTTTTTATAACCGTTTTATCTTTTATTTTTATATCAAATTTAAATAAAAAAAATGCTGATTTTAAAATGAATAATATATTAGAGAATAAAGAATTTATTCAAAATATTCAGAATATTCCTATTTCTGTAATAGCCCCTGCTTCAACATTAGAGAATGAAAAAATTCAATATCTTCAAAATCAAAATATTCTGGACTTAAAACTTCCTAAAAACTTATCGAGCCAATTAATTCCTTTTCATTCCAATACAGATGAAGAAAGATTTGATCAAATAAAAATGGCAATAAATGATAACTCTAAAATTATTTGGTCTTTAAGAGGCGGTTATGGTTCTGCTAGATTATACGAAAATCTTTTAAAATTAAAAAAACCAAATCAAAATAAAATTTTTATTGGATATAGTGATTTAACATTTTTACATTTATTTTTTATTCAAAATTGGAATTGGAAAACAATACATGGATCAACATTATCAGACCTATTTAACAAAGAAAAAGACCCTAAAAATTTTTCAAATATAGTTGAAATAATTTCAGGAAATATAAAAGAAATAACTTATACAAATATTGAGCCTTTAAATGAGCTAGCTAAATCATCTCAAGAGGTATTCGGAAAATTAGTTGGAGGTAACTTAGAAATTTTATCTAGTAGTTTAGGAACAAATTGGCAAATAAACGGTAAAAATAAAATTATATTTATAGAAGATATTGGTGCTAAAGGATATGTTGTTGATAGAAACTTAATTCATTTATATCAAGCAAAAATTTTTCAAAATGCAAAGGCTATATTACTAGGCTCCTTTACAAATAGTGACGAAAATATTGAATTTACAATTAAACGATTTGCAAATGAAGTGAATATCCCAGTTTTTAAATCAAATCAGTTTGGTCACGGAAATAAAAACTATCCCCTTGTTTTAAATGAAAATATAACAATATCACCCCAAAAAAAAATCATCACTCTTAATTTGGGCGATGATTTTAAAAATATTTTAAAGCCAAGTAACGATGGTTATATGGCTATTAGATAA
- a CDS encoding DUF5993 family protein produces MALIFLVFLLSIVFTLFNKEKIAILFLFIGIVFILLMLKYHMTDPLNLVF; encoded by the coding sequence ATGGCTCTAATTTTTTTGGTATTTTTATTATCTATAGTTTTTACTTTATTTAATAAAGAAAAAATAGCAATTTTATTTCTTTTTATAGGGATAGTATTCATTTTATTAATGCTAAAATATCATATGACCGACCCTTTAAACCTTGTATTTTAA
- a CDS encoding disulfide bond formation protein B, which produces MKNIEKNLNCFFILALCSMILGAFIYQFIYKEAPCPLCLLQRLGMIAIICAGLLNLKFGIKPKFYALALIGALSGAAVSIRQILLHIAPNSTPFGSPMMGLSLYTWAFITFVVSIIGVSFLLFLYDPKKHQNSEKVIMNKLTKFTFAFAFIIVSSNLIYTLFHCGLGFCEG; this is translated from the coding sequence ATGAAAAATATCGAAAAAAATCTAAATTGTTTTTTTATATTAGCTTTATGTAGCATGATATTGGGAGCATTTATTTATCAATTTATATATAAAGAAGCTCCTTGTCCCTTATGCCTTTTGCAGCGTTTAGGAATGATTGCAATCATATGCGCAGGACTACTAAATTTAAAATTTGGGATAAAACCAAAATTTTATGCTCTAGCTCTTATAGGAGCACTTTCAGGAGCTGCCGTTTCAATAAGACAGATATTATTGCATATTGCCCCTAATTCAACACCATTTGGTTCCCCTATGATGGGATTAAGTCTTTATACATGGGCATTTATTACATTTGTTGTCTCTATAATTGGAGTTTCATTTTTACTTTTTCTATACGATCCTAAAAAACACCAAAATTCAGAAAAAGTGATTATGAATAAACTTACCAAATTTACTTTTGCCTTTGCTTTTATTATTGTGAGTTCAAATTTGATCTATACATTATTTCATTGTGGTTTGGGTTTTTGTGAAGGTTAA
- the ltrA gene encoding group II intron reverse transcriptase/maturase: MKVNNKFPQIVAKAKVDKALKFTSLAHHINKDLLCSIFGELKRNKACGIDNVTLENYASNLQSNIEELVLKMKNQTYCPKPVKRVYIPKLGKDEKRGLGIPSTEDKLVQLGVKNILESIYEQDFLDCSHGFRPNKSCHTAIIALNQTVMTKPVNFVVEVDIRKFFDNVSHYWLLRCLEERISDPNFLWIIKRFLKSGVVEDGLFIESDKGAPQGGNLSPLLSNIYLHYVLDLWFEKKFRSTSRNYMQLVRFCDDFVVTFESRKDAERFLTELRERFAKFGLEVSEDKTQLIEFGKKAFEKHKRNKTNLSSFNFLGFTHFMKKSRFGLTVIGHKTSKENLRRKLQTIKEWLRIARAKISFNEWIPILKAKLTGHYNYFGLSGNYRCLKQFYKQVISLMFKWINRRSQRKSIDWSTFMNYLQSTPLPQPRITVNIYKSKPTQ; this comes from the coding sequence ATGAAGGTGAACAATAAATTTCCTCAAATAGTTGCAAAGGCAAAGGTGGATAAAGCGTTAAAATTTACATCATTAGCTCATCATATCAATAAAGATTTGTTGTGCTCAATATTTGGTGAATTGAAACGGAACAAAGCCTGTGGGATAGACAATGTTACTTTAGAAAATTACGCGAGTAATTTACAGAGTAATATAGAAGAACTTGTGTTGAAAATGAAGAACCAAACTTATTGTCCTAAACCAGTGAAGAGGGTTTATATCCCAAAGCTTGGAAAAGATGAGAAGCGAGGGCTTGGAATTCCTTCAACAGAAGATAAGCTAGTTCAATTAGGAGTCAAGAATATACTTGAGTCTATTTATGAGCAAGATTTCCTAGACTGTTCGCATGGTTTTCGCCCAAATAAAAGTTGTCATACAGCTATTATTGCGCTCAATCAGACAGTGATGACAAAGCCTGTGAACTTTGTTGTTGAGGTAGATATAAGAAAATTTTTCGATAACGTAAGTCATTACTGGCTACTTCGTTGTTTAGAAGAAAGAATTAGTGACCCAAATTTTCTTTGGATTATTAAGAGATTTCTAAAATCGGGAGTAGTAGAAGATGGATTATTTATAGAGAGTGATAAGGGTGCACCGCAAGGTGGAAATTTGAGTCCATTATTATCAAATATTTATCTTCATTATGTACTTGATTTATGGTTTGAAAAGAAATTTAGGTCAACAAGTCGCAATTATATGCAACTTGTTCGTTTTTGTGATGATTTTGTTGTTACCTTTGAGAGTCGAAAAGATGCAGAGCGTTTCCTTACTGAGTTAAGGGAAAGATTTGCAAAATTTGGCCTTGAAGTTTCAGAAGATAAAACACAACTTATTGAATTTGGCAAGAAGGCTTTTGAAAAACATAAACGAAACAAAACTAATCTTTCCAGTTTTAATTTCTTAGGTTTTACGCATTTTATGAAGAAAAGTCGTTTTGGCTTAACTGTAATAGGGCATAAAACTAGTAAAGAAAATTTACGTAGGAAGTTACAAACGATAAAAGAATGGTTGCGAATCGCACGTGCAAAGATTTCATTTAATGAGTGGATTCCTATATTAAAAGCAAAACTTACAGGTCATTATAATTACTTTGGGTTAAGTGGCAACTATAGATGTTTGAAACAATTTTATAAGCAAGTTATTTCTCTAATGTTTAAATGGATAAATCGCAGAAGTCAGAGGAAGAGCATTGATTGGTCGACCTTTATGAATTATTTGCAGAGTACTCCATTACCGCAGCCAAGAATAACGGTAAATATTTATAAATCGAAGCCTACGCAATGA